One window from the genome of Fulvivirga lutea encodes:
- a CDS encoding DUF7149 domain-containing protein — protein sequence MAREKKPFITPTQALNKAYRKQKVYSGDIELFRNNLSKLLGELDEQESEEHVKNDVIQFLNDTWYKGDFAINTKDRTDLVIHNEKTTKSTAGVLLEVKKPSNKSEMVSKDKLNAKALQELVLYYLRERIEKENTDIKHLVVTNVYEWFVFDASTFYEAFYKNSALVKEFKQWNAGQKDTTKTELFYKDIAAPAIDKLKEQLTYTWFDFREFEKELKKEGDSTKLISLYKLLSPVHLLKQPFANDSNSLNKQFYHELLHIIGLEETKDKGKKIIQRKEKGKRDSGSLLENAMLIMDERDRLRMLDRPSHFGKNAEEQAYNVGLELCITWVNRVLFLKLLESQLVSYHKGDKTYKFLDSKTIPDYDVLDRLFFGVLARKQQDRHERYKELFAHIPYLNSSLFEPTGLEEVLSISMLSHDTPIEVYSQTVLKDEKGKRIGGKKDPLTYLFEFLEAYDFASEGKEAIQDESKSLINASVLGLIFEKINGYKDGSFYTPGFITMYMCRETIRRAVVQKFNEAKGWALESFEQLYDKIEDKKEANDIINSLKICDPAVGSGHFLVSALNEIIAIKSELRILLDKEGKTLRDYDITIENDELIITDDNGAFFDYTVGSNEKQRVQETLFHEKQTIIENCLFGVDINPNSVKICRLRLWIELLKNAYYINPLSGGDKGVGNPSLRRVPEGREVLQTLPNIDINIKTGNSLISRFDLDTDISEALKKSKWDITTYRNAVNSYKNATSKEDKREFERLIESIKGDFETEIGKKDKRLIRSQKLKGELMKLTQQTDLFGLVGAKKKAWEKEVNDKTKALQKLEQELEEVRSNQIFEDAFEWRFEFPEVLDDAGNFKGFDVVIGNPPYLRVRDDSQSFLAERYLTAENQLDLYHLFIEKSHQILDSKGINSFIVPNAFLANQNTFKLREFILSNFGILSFVDIRDDVFEEASVDVLIYLFSKAKFNGVSINHLGQNQSIIVQNEFNPGSFKTNRGFNFTTTLSPNENTIIQKIESQSINVEDKYDCSSGIKEYQVGKGKPAQTSSQVKNKVFNSFSKVDVTYLPELRGKNLRKYVFSWNNEYISYGSWLAEPRDVKYSLGTRLLIRQIPGKDSLVTSLVKDDFVIDQTAYVLKPKNDAVNPIHDLAIFNSKLIFWYFRNINNEFDDLFPKIKAGEIKALPLIDKTNPLIENKVTQILNDKNENPSRDTLELEKEIDQLVYELYGLTEEEIKIVEGS from the coding sequence ATGGCCCGAGAAAAGAAACCATTTATCACACCTACACAAGCGTTAAACAAGGCGTACCGTAAACAAAAAGTCTACAGTGGGGATATCGAACTCTTCCGTAATAATCTCTCTAAACTCTTGGGCGAGCTGGATGAGCAAGAGAGTGAAGAGCATGTGAAGAATGATGTGATTCAATTCTTGAATGATACCTGGTATAAGGGAGACTTTGCTATCAACACCAAAGACCGAACTGATCTGGTCATCCATAATGAAAAAACTACGAAGAGCACAGCAGGAGTTTTATTAGAAGTAAAGAAGCCCTCCAATAAAAGTGAGATGGTGAGTAAAGACAAGTTGAATGCAAAGGCACTTCAAGAACTTGTCTTGTATTATTTACGAGAACGCATTGAAAAAGAAAATACCGACATCAAGCACCTAGTAGTTACGAATGTATATGAATGGTTTGTGTTTGATGCCAGTACTTTTTATGAAGCTTTCTATAAAAATTCAGCGCTTGTAAAGGAGTTTAAACAATGGAATGCAGGGCAGAAAGACACTACTAAAACAGAGCTGTTTTATAAAGATATTGCCGCCCCGGCCATCGATAAATTAAAGGAACAACTTACTTATACCTGGTTTGACTTTCGTGAATTTGAAAAGGAACTAAAGAAGGAGGGCGACTCAACTAAGCTGATTAGTTTATACAAGTTGCTTTCACCCGTGCACTTACTAAAGCAGCCCTTTGCCAATGATAGTAATAGCCTAAACAAACAATTCTATCATGAGTTGCTGCATATCATTGGTTTAGAAGAAACAAAGGATAAGGGTAAGAAAATCATCCAGCGTAAAGAAAAGGGTAAACGAGATTCTGGATCTCTTCTGGAAAATGCCATGCTCATCATGGATGAGCGGGATCGACTGCGTATGCTTGACCGACCTTCACACTTTGGTAAGAATGCAGAAGAGCAAGCCTATAACGTTGGTTTAGAATTGTGTATTACTTGGGTGAATCGTGTGCTATTTCTCAAGCTGTTAGAATCGCAGTTAGTGAGTTATCATAAAGGAGATAAGACCTACAAGTTTTTAGACTCTAAAACCATACCTGATTATGATGTACTTGACCGACTCTTCTTTGGCGTATTGGCACGCAAGCAGCAGGATAGACACGAGCGTTATAAGGAATTATTTGCGCATATCCCATATCTGAACAGTTCACTTTTCGAACCAACGGGTTTGGAAGAAGTACTTTCTATATCGATGCTCAGCCATGATACACCTATTGAGGTATATAGCCAAACGGTCCTGAAGGATGAAAAGGGCAAACGCATTGGTGGAAAGAAAGACCCACTCACATACCTCTTTGAGTTTTTGGAAGCCTATGACTTTGCCAGTGAGGGAAAGGAAGCCATTCAGGATGAGTCCAAGTCATTAATTAACGCTTCAGTATTAGGATTAATCTTTGAGAAGATTAATGGTTATAAAGATGGCAGCTTTTATACCCCTGGCTTTATTACGATGTACATGTGCCGTGAAACGATAAGAAGGGCTGTTGTACAAAAGTTTAATGAAGCTAAGGGTTGGGCGCTTGAAAGTTTTGAGCAGTTATACGACAAGATTGAAGACAAAAAAGAGGCGAATGACATTATCAATAGCCTGAAGATTTGCGACCCTGCTGTAGGTTCAGGCCACTTTCTAGTATCTGCTTTAAATGAAATCATTGCAATAAAATCTGAGCTAAGAATCTTGTTAGATAAGGAAGGCAAAACCTTACGAGATTATGATATAACCATTGAAAACGATGAGCTGATCATTACCGATGACAATGGAGCCTTCTTTGATTATACCGTTGGTAGTAATGAGAAGCAACGGGTGCAAGAAACGCTCTTTCATGAAAAGCAGACTATTATTGAAAACTGTCTTTTTGGAGTAGACATTAACCCGAACTCGGTAAAGATTTGTCGTTTACGATTGTGGATAGAGCTTCTTAAAAACGCCTACTACATTAATCCCCTCTCGGGAGGGGACAAAGGGGTGGGCAATCCCTCCTTGAGGAGGGTGCCCGAAGGGCGGGAGGTGTTACAAACCCTGCCCAACATTGACATCAACATTAAAACCGGCAATAGCCTCATTAGCCGTTTTGATTTGGATACTGATATTAGCGAGGCGCTAAAGAAAAGCAAATGGGATATTACCACGTATCGTAATGCGGTAAACAGCTATAAAAATGCGACCAGCAAGGAGGACAAGCGCGAGTTTGAGCGATTGATTGAGAGCATAAAGGGTGACTTTGAAACCGAGATTGGCAAAAAGGACAAGCGACTGATACGCTCTCAAAAGTTGAAAGGAGAATTGATGAAACTCACCCAACAAACGGATTTGTTTGGCTTGGTAGGGGCAAAGAAGAAAGCCTGGGAGAAAGAGGTGAATGATAAAACCAAAGCCTTGCAAAAGCTTGAGCAGGAGCTGGAAGAGGTGCGTAGCAACCAAATTTTTGAGGATGCTTTTGAATGGCGATTTGAATTCCCAGAAGTATTGGATGATGCAGGTAATTTCAAAGGCTTTGATGTGGTGATTGGGAATCCGCCTTATTTAAGAGTACGGGACGATAGTCAATCTTTTTTAGCAGAACGATATTTAACGGCCGAAAATCAATTAGACCTATATCATCTTTTCATTGAAAAGTCTCATCAAATACTTGACTCAAAGGGCATCAATTCCTTTATTGTACCCAATGCATTTTTAGCAAATCAGAATACTTTTAAGTTAAGAGAATTCATACTTTCCAATTTTGGAATACTATCATTTGTAGATATTAGGGATGATGTATTTGAGGAGGCATCTGTGGATGTCTTAATATATTTATTTTCAAAAGCCAAGTTTAACGGAGTTTCAATAAATCATTTAGGTCAGAATCAAAGCATAATTGTTCAAAATGAATTTAACCCCGGATCTTTTAAAACTAATCGTGGATTCAATTTTACAACTACACTCTCTCCAAATGAAAATACTATTATACAGAAGATTGAAAGTCAAAGCATTAATGTTGAAGACAAGTATGATTGCAGTTCAGGAATTAAGGAATATCAAGTAGGAAAAGGAAAACCTGCTCAAACATCAAGTCAAGTAAAGAACAAGGTATTTAATTCATTCTCAAAAGTTGATGTAACGTATTTACCTGAATTAAGAGGTAAGAATTTAAGAAAATACGTTTTTTCATGGAATAACGAATACATCAGCTATGGATCATGGCTTGCAGAACCGAGAGATGTGAAATATTCTTTGGGTACTAGATTATTAATTCGGCAAATACCTGGTAAGGATTCTTTGGTAACTTCTTTAGTCAAAGATGATTTTGTTATAGATCAAACTGCATATGTATTAAAACCAAAGAACGATGCTGTTAATCCAATTCATGATTTAGCAATTTTTAATTCAAAATTGATCTTTTGGTATTTTAGGAATATTAATAATGAGTTTGACGACCTGTTCCCAAAAATAAAGGCAGGAGAAATTAAAGCATTGCCTTTAATTGATAAAACTAATCCATTGATTGAAAATAAAGTCACCCAAATACTAAATGATAAAAATGAAAACCCTTCAAGAGATACTTTAGAATTAGAAAAGGAAATAGACCAGTTGGTGTATGAGTTGTATGGGTTGACGGAAGAGGAAATTAAAATTGTGGAGGGCAGTTGA
- a CDS encoding ATP-binding protein: MKLKLLKIRNFRSYSNEVEIRIDDLNVLIGRNDVGKSSIMEALDIFFNGKPDFSDLSIGAGELQIDITCVFSDLPDSLILDDSVSTSLASEFLLNDDGDLEIVKQFKFSRAGTLTAESFIKCLYPDNEALDDLLSKKRNTLKLQLDELGIGHEGVNRTQSKDLRRAIRDHYYPGQEVQTTQKLIKIEGKLDNEDNRKKIWASISKYLPIYSLFFVDKKLDDQDSDIQDPMKEIVKEVLGRPDIAPLLEQLKEQIQSASTVLADATIEKVNELDVTLAETLRSNFPKEPSWNTIFKLSLEDDRGISLNKRGSGIRRLVLLSFFRAQVDRRKTDQAPNVIYALEEPETSQHPDFQMMIVNSMKELAETENAQVIFTTHNSNLAGEIPKSSLRYIFKEDGNTQIESGTNEDGTDNVEIIDRIIETLGALPDPKNKVKVLIFVEGENDVNGLINYSKMLNNHDANILNLDNNESVAFIPVGGSQLKFYVEKKYLDGLTQAQFHLYDSDKPEYVQKVQELNAENNPRKIGFNTTKRELESYLHIDAILECYAEKGIDITLEAIEEDTDLPLEVAKAVHSVNGEGTWEEMHSDPRLLIEKQKSKISRVKQRLNTDAISKMTVPRLQETEGFDEIVMWLNQISDFINN; the protein is encoded by the coding sequence ATGAAATTAAAGTTGTTAAAAATCAGGAACTTCAGAAGTTATTCAAATGAAGTTGAAATTCGTATTGATGATTTGAATGTTTTGATTGGTAGGAATGATGTTGGCAAATCTTCGATCATGGAAGCTTTGGATATATTCTTTAATGGAAAACCAGATTTTAGTGATTTATCGATAGGAGCAGGAGAATTACAAATTGATATAACCTGCGTATTTAGCGATTTACCGGATAGCTTGATTTTGGACGATTCCGTATCAACAAGTTTAGCAAGTGAATTTTTGCTAAATGATGATGGAGATTTAGAAATAGTTAAGCAATTCAAATTCTCAAGAGCTGGGACGTTAACGGCAGAGTCATTTATAAAATGTTTATACCCTGATAATGAAGCACTAGATGATTTGCTTTCAAAAAAAAGGAACACTTTAAAGTTGCAATTAGATGAACTTGGTATTGGTCATGAGGGAGTAAATAGAACCCAAAGTAAGGATTTGAGAAGGGCAATTCGCGATCATTATTACCCAGGTCAAGAAGTTCAAACTACTCAAAAGCTGATAAAGATTGAGGGTAAATTGGATAATGAAGATAATAGAAAAAAGATATGGGCAAGTATTAGTAAGTATTTACCTATATACTCTTTATTTTTTGTCGATAAGAAATTGGATGATCAGGATTCTGACATTCAAGATCCGATGAAGGAAATCGTAAAAGAGGTTTTGGGTCGTCCTGACATTGCACCACTACTTGAGCAACTAAAAGAACAGATTCAGAGTGCTTCAACTGTTCTTGCCGATGCAACTATAGAAAAGGTAAATGAACTAGATGTGACTCTGGCAGAAACCTTACGTTCAAATTTCCCTAAAGAACCCTCATGGAATACAATTTTCAAATTAAGTCTAGAAGATGATAGGGGAATTTCACTTAACAAAAGAGGATCTGGAATTCGAAGACTGGTTTTACTAAGTTTTTTTAGAGCCCAGGTTGATAGAAGAAAGACAGATCAAGCGCCAAATGTTATATACGCACTTGAAGAACCTGAAACCTCGCAACATCCAGATTTTCAGATGATGATTGTTAATTCAATGAAGGAATTAGCAGAGACAGAAAATGCTCAGGTTATTTTTACTACGCATAATTCAAATTTAGCTGGTGAAATTCCTAAGTCATCACTAAGATATATATTCAAAGAAGATGGAAATACCCAAATTGAATCAGGCACAAATGAAGATGGAACTGATAATGTTGAAATAATAGATAGAATTATCGAAACGCTGGGAGCCTTACCTGATCCTAAAAACAAAGTAAAAGTCTTAATTTTTGTTGAGGGTGAAAATGATGTTAATGGGTTGATTAATTATAGTAAAATGTTAAATAATCATGATGCCAATATTCTTAACCTAGATAATAATGAAAGTGTAGCTTTTATACCTGTTGGTGGGTCTCAATTGAAGTTCTATGTTGAAAAGAAATATTTGGATGGATTGACTCAAGCACAATTTCACTTATATGATTCAGATAAGCCCGAATACGTACAAAAAGTTCAAGAGTTAAATGCTGAGAATAATCCTCGTAAAATAGGATTTAATACGACAAAACGTGAATTGGAAAGTTATCTACATATTGATGCTATTTTAGAATGTTACGCGGAAAAAGGAATTGACATTACATTAGAGGCTATAGAGGAAGACACTGATTTGCCATTAGAAGTTGCTAAAGCCGTTCATTCTGTTAATGGCGAAGGTACATGGGAAGAAATGCATTCTGACCCTCGTTTACTAATTGAGAAACAAAAAAGTAAAATAAGTAGAGTTAAACAGAGATTGAATACCGATGCAATATCAAAAATGACTGTGCCTAGATTACAAGAAACAGAAGGATTTGATGAAATAGTAATGTGGTTAAATCAAATATCTGATTTTATAAATAATTAG
- a CDS encoding DUF2130 domain-containing protein, which yields MNNSTQIKCPNCGTSIDVQDILAHQVEEQFKKEYEQKEAQLAQLKQEFEEKKRKENELFQERLEKQLKERSKEAEERLKLKLLEENQEQFKALQSELNEKSEQVKELNRTKAEIEKLKREKEELKEVAEAEAQKKLNELLTAEKDKIRKAEEDKNELRFKELQKQLEDQKKLTEEMKRKQEQGSMQLQGEIQELAIEEWLMSQFPLDSIEEIKKGARGGDCIQTVNTRARQNCGTIYYESKRTKDFQPGWIEKFKADMRDKGADVGVLVTEAMPSGMDRMGIRDGVWICSYDEFKGLCAVLRESVIQLSVALTTQEGKGDKMHMLYDFLTSTTFRMQVEAIVEGFSSMKNALESEKRSMQRIWKEREKQIDKVITNTIDMYGSIKGIAGNAVQSVKALELGEDEQDFTEE from the coding sequence ATGAACAACTCAACCCAAATCAAATGCCCAAACTGTGGCACTTCCATAGATGTGCAGGATATTCTTGCCCATCAGGTAGAAGAGCAGTTTAAAAAGGAGTATGAGCAAAAGGAAGCTCAACTGGCTCAGCTCAAACAGGAGTTTGAAGAGAAGAAACGTAAGGAGAATGAACTGTTTCAAGAGCGTTTGGAAAAGCAGTTGAAGGAGCGTAGCAAAGAGGCCGAAGAAAGGCTGAAACTCAAGTTATTAGAAGAAAATCAGGAGCAATTCAAAGCCTTACAATCCGAGCTCAATGAAAAGTCGGAGCAGGTAAAGGAACTTAACCGCACCAAGGCAGAAATTGAAAAACTCAAGCGTGAAAAGGAGGAATTAAAAGAGGTAGCAGAAGCTGAAGCCCAGAAAAAATTGAATGAGTTGCTTACTGCAGAAAAGGATAAAATCAGAAAGGCCGAAGAAGATAAAAATGAATTGCGCTTCAAAGAACTTCAAAAGCAGCTGGAAGATCAGAAGAAGCTTACAGAAGAAATGAAACGTAAACAGGAGCAGGGCTCTATGCAGCTACAGGGAGAAATTCAGGAATTGGCCATAGAAGAATGGCTCATGAGTCAATTTCCTTTAGATTCTATTGAAGAAATTAAAAAAGGTGCCAGAGGTGGAGACTGCATCCAAACAGTAAACACAAGAGCCCGTCAGAATTGTGGTACCATCTATTATGAAAGTAAGCGCACCAAGGATTTTCAACCTGGTTGGATAGAAAAGTTCAAAGCGGATATGCGTGATAAAGGCGCAGATGTTGGTGTATTAGTAACCGAGGCCATGCCTTCAGGTATGGATCGTATGGGCATTCGTGATGGAGTCTGGATTTGTAGCTATGATGAGTTCAAAGGCCTTTGTGCAGTTTTAAGAGAGTCTGTAATACAATTGAGTGTAGCTCTCACCACACAGGAGGGCAAAGGAGATAAAATGCATATGCTTTATGACTTCCTGACTAGCACAACCTTTCGTATGCAGGTAGAAGCTATAGTAGAAGGCTTCAGCTCTATGAAGAATGCCCTAGAAAGTGAGAAGAGATCGATGCAGCGCATCTGGAAAGAGCGTGAAAAGCAGATTGATAAAGTGATCACCAATACCATTGATATGTATGGCTCTATCAAAGGCATTGCCGGTAATGCTGTACAATCTGTGAAGGCTTTGGAGTTGGGAGAGGATGAACAAGATTTTACTGAAGAATAA
- a CDS encoding helix-turn-helix domain-containing protein, with product MSMIFDSIEVSDEVKRQVDHSFAIVDQIHAILESKGMTQRDLAILLEKRESEVSKWMRGTHNFTLKSISKLEVVLGESIIITPNQANKEYSSLKMIPVVVYANINRPVVKEKVTTQQTIWKKSKIQFFNKGLRTA from the coding sequence ATGAGTATGATATTCGATTCTATTGAAGTAAGTGATGAAGTCAAAAGACAAGTTGATCACTCGTTCGCAATCGTTGATCAAATTCATGCAATATTGGAAAGTAAAGGCATGACTCAGCGTGACTTGGCTATTTTACTGGAAAAAAGGGAGTCAGAAGTGAGCAAGTGGATGAGGGGAACTCACAATTTCACATTGAAGAGTATTTCTAAATTGGAAGTAGTTCTTGGCGAGTCAATAATTATTACTCCAAATCAAGCTAATAAGGAATATTCTAGTTTAAAAATGATTCCGGTTGTAGTATATGCCAATATTAATAGACCTGTGGTAAAAGAGAAGGTGACAACCCAACAAACGATTTGGAAAAAATCAAAAATTCAATTTTTCAATAAAGGATTAAGAACTGCCTAA